In Pseudoalteromonas xiamenensis, the following are encoded in one genomic region:
- the serB gene encoding phosphoserine phosphatase SerB, which yields MQAAHIEWKELPSLQPVSTPPQSKQRLVVFGHSIDDTLLGKLVTSLIGENIPVTHVTLFKPHDFLETAASLSLNIHPNNLTQAFKARVRAIFAEHDLEAAIIENAPSLQSPGLLLMDMDSTAIKIECIDEIARLAGVYDEVAAVTQAAMAGQLAFSDSLVQRVAKLQGIEMSLLDTIRFDLPLMPGIELLCSVLKANDWKLAIASGGFTLFAEQLRKPLQLDEIVANELAFNGTALNGKVIGRIIDAKAKQETLCELAARYDIPSTQTVAIGDGANDLMMMAEAQLGVAIHGKEKVVYEADAAICHGSLLQLVYFLSAP from the coding sequence ATGCAAGCAGCTCACATTGAATGGAAAGAACTACCAAGCCTTCAGCCAGTGTCTACACCCCCACAAAGCAAACAAAGACTGGTGGTGTTTGGGCACTCAATAGATGACACGTTGTTGGGCAAATTAGTCACAAGTTTAATTGGCGAAAACATTCCCGTTACGCATGTTACGTTGTTTAAACCACATGATTTTCTTGAGACTGCAGCAAGTCTTTCACTCAATATTCACCCGAATAATCTAACTCAAGCATTTAAAGCTCGAGTGAGGGCTATTTTCGCTGAGCATGATTTGGAAGCCGCTATCATCGAAAATGCTCCATCGTTGCAAAGCCCTGGTTTATTGTTGATGGACATGGATTCAACCGCGATTAAAATAGAATGTATTGATGAAATTGCACGTTTGGCTGGAGTCTATGATGAAGTGGCGGCCGTGACTCAAGCTGCGATGGCAGGACAATTGGCGTTCAGTGATAGTCTTGTGCAACGTGTGGCAAAATTGCAGGGCATCGAAATGTCCTTGCTCGATACAATTCGGTTTGATTTACCGCTCATGCCGGGTATTGAGCTGCTTTGTAGCGTGTTAAAAGCAAATGACTGGAAGTTGGCTATTGCGTCCGGTGGTTTTACGCTCTTTGCTGAACAACTACGTAAGCCGTTGCAATTGGATGAGATTGTTGCTAATGAACTGGCATTTAATGGAACTGCGTTAAATGGTAAAGTAATTGGCCGCATTATTGATGCCAAAGCAAAGCAAGAAACGCTTTGTGAACTGGCCGCGCGATACGATATCCCATCGACTCAAACTGTAGCGATTGGTGATGGTGCAAACGATTTAATGATGATGGCCGAAGCTCAGTTGGGGGTCGCCATTCATGGTAAAGAAAAAGTGGTGTACGAAGCCGATGCTGCAATTTGCCATGGTTCACTATTGCAATTGGTTTACTTCCTAAGTGCGCCTTAA
- a CDS encoding TatD family hydrolase: MASRTPESLIDSHCHLDFDEFAPDRDELVQRAFSQGVKGWVIPGVTLQQSKELLAFTLPVGDVFFALGLHPYFLAQHQDTDLQLLDQLIEMNHARIVAVGECGLDSSVGDIDRQTRLFEGQIHIANHHQLPLIVHHRQSHHLIAQSFKKAKPKQGGIIHAFSGSLQQANYYRDLGFKLGIGGTITYERAQKTKNVVAELPLDAFVLETDGPSMPLNGYQGKRNEPEQLVRVFESFCSLRAEFSKWTLLLRLLAILVTS; this comes from the coding sequence TTGGCAAGTCGAACGCCTGAATCCCTAATTGACAGTCATTGTCATCTAGATTTCGACGAATTCGCGCCGGACAGAGACGAGCTTGTTCAGCGCGCTTTTTCTCAGGGCGTCAAAGGGTGGGTCATTCCGGGAGTGACACTCCAGCAAAGTAAAGAGCTGCTTGCGTTCACATTGCCTGTTGGTGACGTATTTTTTGCCCTAGGACTGCATCCTTACTTTTTAGCACAGCATCAAGATACCGACCTTCAATTGTTGGATCAGCTGATTGAAATGAATCACGCTCGCATTGTTGCGGTTGGAGAATGTGGACTCGACTCGAGCGTGGGGGATATAGATAGGCAGACGAGGCTTTTTGAAGGTCAAATCCATATCGCTAATCACCATCAGCTCCCTCTAATTGTGCATCATCGTCAAAGCCACCATCTAATTGCGCAATCGTTTAAGAAAGCAAAGCCAAAACAGGGTGGGATTATTCATGCCTTTAGCGGCTCACTTCAGCAAGCGAATTATTACCGAGATCTTGGTTTCAAACTCGGAATTGGGGGCACAATCACCTACGAGCGCGCGCAAAAAACCAAAAACGTCGTGGCAGAACTACCTCTAGATGCGTTTGTTCTTGAAACGGATGGTCCGTCAATGCCACTTAATGGTTATCAAGGAAAGCGTAATGAGCCTGAGCAATTAGTGCGGGTATTTGAATCCTTTTGCTCGTTAAGAGCTGAGTTCTCAAAATGGACATTGCTGCTGCGCTTGCTCGCAATACTTGTGACGTCTTAG
- the pdxH gene encoding pyridoxamine 5'-phosphate oxidase has translation MKLEDIRREYTKGGLRRDMLDESPFTQFDVWLKQVVDAGFPDPTAMVVATVDEHGQPSQRIVLLKHMDEQGFVFFTNTGSRKAQEIQQNSKVCLHFPWHGIERQVIVYGEAKALPTSAVAKYFLSRPKESQLAAWASQQSRPVSSRKMLMETFHAMKSKFANGDIPLPDFWGGYCVVPHKIEFWQGGEHRLHDRFMYVKQDDGNWQVERLNP, from the coding sequence ATGAAGTTAGAAGATATTCGCCGCGAATACACGAAAGGTGGCCTGCGCCGTGACATGTTAGACGAGTCACCATTTACTCAATTCGATGTGTGGCTCAAGCAAGTAGTCGACGCTGGTTTCCCCGACCCAACCGCTATGGTCGTCGCGACAGTCGATGAACATGGGCAGCCGTCTCAGCGAATCGTGCTGCTGAAGCACATGGATGAGCAAGGTTTCGTCTTTTTCACAAATACAGGCTCTCGTAAAGCACAGGAAATTCAGCAGAACAGCAAAGTATGTTTGCACTTTCCTTGGCACGGCATTGAGCGACAAGTGATCGTGTACGGTGAAGCGAAAGCGTTGCCAACATCCGCAGTCGCAAAATACTTTTTATCTCGCCCTAAAGAGAGCCAGCTTGCTGCTTGGGCATCTCAGCAGTCGAGACCCGTTTCATCACGTAAAATGCTGATGGAAACCTTTCACGCGATGAAAAGTAAGTTTGCTAATGGCGACATACCATTGCCGGATTTTTGGGGTGGTTATTGTGTAGTACCTCATAAAATCGAGTTTTGGCAAGGTGGTGAGCACCGGTTACATGACCGTTTTATGTATGTAAAACAGGATGATGGTAATTGGCAAGTCGAACGCCTGAATCCCTAA
- the argS gene encoding arginine--tRNA ligase has translation MNIKQILVEKAIAAMNAAGVPEGSNPAVTQSTRAQFGDYQINGAMGAAKALKMNPRELAQKIIDNLDVADIAATVEIAGPGFINIHLKPEFLASSLMNAEKDAKLGVSEHGNAQKVVVDFSSPNLAKEMHVGHLRSTIIGDAVVRALEFRGDTVVRQNHMGDWGTQFGMLIAHLEDLLNQGIDLEKVALADLETFYRDAKKRFDDEEGFADKARDYVVKLQGGDEHCAKLWQLFIDTSVKHSEEVYAKLNVTLKREDIKAESAYNDALVGVIETLKAKGLAVEDQGAQVVFLEELANKDGEPSAFIVQKSGGGFLYATTDLAACDYRSNQLNADRILIFVDARQSLHFSQVELTARKAGFLRDATSYEFCPFGTMMGDDGKPFKTRTGGTVKLADLLDEAISRATDKLAARESDLSEEARAEIARKVGIGAVKYADLSKHRTSDYIFNWDTMLSFEGATAPYLQYAYTRVRSIFRKAGVDSANLAGNVEINEPQEKALALKLLQLEEVLDLMISEATPHVLCGYLYELASLYMSFYEACPILKEDVAQSVRESRLLLCNLVAKTLATGLDLLGIEVMEQM, from the coding sequence CGTGCCTGAAGGTTCAAACCCAGCCGTTACACAAAGTACTCGTGCCCAGTTTGGTGATTACCAAATTAATGGCGCGATGGGCGCGGCAAAAGCACTTAAGATGAATCCTCGCGAACTTGCGCAAAAGATTATTGATAACCTAGATGTAGCGGATATCGCTGCAACGGTTGAAATTGCGGGTCCGGGTTTTATTAACATTCATCTAAAACCAGAATTCTTGGCATCAAGCCTAATGAATGCTGAGAAAGATGCAAAGTTAGGTGTTTCTGAACATGGCAATGCGCAGAAAGTAGTGGTTGATTTTTCATCGCCAAATCTTGCTAAAGAAATGCACGTAGGGCATCTGCGTTCGACTATCATCGGTGATGCTGTGGTACGTGCATTAGAATTCCGTGGCGACACGGTTGTTCGTCAAAACCACATGGGTGACTGGGGTACGCAGTTCGGTATGCTTATCGCGCACCTTGAAGACTTGCTTAACCAAGGTATCGATTTGGAAAAAGTCGCGCTTGCGGATTTGGAAACTTTCTACCGTGACGCGAAAAAGCGTTTTGATGACGAAGAAGGTTTTGCAGACAAAGCGCGTGACTATGTAGTGAAACTACAAGGTGGTGATGAGCATTGTGCAAAGTTGTGGCAGTTGTTCATTGATACATCAGTAAAGCATTCTGAAGAAGTGTACGCCAAGCTAAACGTGACGTTAAAGCGCGAAGACATCAAGGCTGAAAGTGCATATAACGATGCCTTAGTTGGTGTTATTGAAACACTAAAAGCGAAAGGTCTAGCGGTTGAAGACCAAGGCGCACAAGTTGTGTTCTTAGAAGAACTTGCGAATAAAGATGGTGAGCCTTCTGCGTTTATCGTACAAAAATCAGGTGGCGGTTTCCTTTACGCGACCACGGATCTTGCTGCTTGTGACTATCGCTCAAACCAATTGAATGCAGATCGCATTCTTATCTTTGTTGATGCTCGCCAAAGCCTTCATTTTAGTCAAGTTGAACTGACTGCGCGTAAAGCAGGCTTCCTTCGCGATGCAACAAGCTACGAGTTTTGTCCATTTGGTACGATGATGGGCGACGATGGTAAGCCATTCAAAACTCGTACTGGTGGTACGGTTAAACTGGCCGATTTACTTGACGAAGCAATCAGCCGTGCAACAGACAAACTCGCGGCTCGTGAGTCGGATTTAAGTGAAGAAGCGCGAGCGGAAATTGCGCGTAAAGTTGGTATTGGTGCAGTTAAGTACGCGGATTTATCGAAACACCGTACAAGCGACTATATCTTTAACTGGGATACGATGCTGAGCTTTGAAGGGGCGACGGCACCATACTTACAATATGCTTATACTCGCGTAAGAAGTATTTTCCGTAAAGCGGGTGTTGATAGCGCAAATCTTGCGGGCAATGTTGAAATCAATGAGCCACAAGAAAAAGCATTAGCATTGAAACTGCTTCAACTTGAAGAAGTCCTAGATCTGATGATCAGTGAAGCAACACCACACGTATTGTGTGGATACCTCTATGAATTGGCGAGTTTGTACATGAGCTTCTATGAAGCATGTCCAATTCTAAAAGAGGATGTGGCACAAAGCGTCAGAGAAAGTCGTCTGTTACTGTGTAACCTAGTTGCCAAGACCCTTGCTACGGGACTTGATTTGCTCGGTATCGAAGTAATGGAGCAAATGTAA